One window of Corynebacterium doosanense CAU 212 = DSM 45436 genomic DNA carries:
- a CDS encoding phage holin family protein, whose amino-acid sequence MNDNGLFTEGAEKFSGQVNSIPLSDVDSTRPGQASLGDLVSNASAQVSTLVRSEIELAKTEIAGEVKKGAIGGGLFAVAGVIALYSSFFFFFFLAELLAKWLDRWAAFLIVFLIMIVIAAVAALIGWNRFKKIQAPKRTMASVQQDTKLIPGQATKKVTGDQSALYT is encoded by the coding sequence GTGAACGACAACGGACTTTTCACCGAAGGCGCGGAGAAGTTCTCCGGGCAGGTCAACTCGATTCCGCTGAGCGACGTCGACTCCACCAGGCCCGGCCAGGCCTCCCTCGGCGATCTCGTCTCCAACGCGTCCGCCCAGGTATCCACCCTCGTCCGCTCGGAGATCGAGCTGGCCAAGACCGAGATCGCCGGCGAGGTCAAGAAGGGTGCCATCGGCGGCGGGCTGTTCGCCGTTGCCGGCGTCATTGCGCTGTACAGCTCCTTTTTCTTCTTCTTCTTCCTCGCCGAGCTGCTGGCCAAATGGCTCGACCGCTGGGCGGCCTTCCTCATCGTGTTCCTCATCATGATCGTCATCGCTGCCGTGGCCGCGCTGATCGGCTGGAACCGGTTCAAGAAGATCCAGGCACCCAAGCGCACCATGGCATCCGTGCAGCAGGACACCAAGCTCATCCCGGGCCAGGCCACCAAGAAGGTCACCGGCGACCAGAGCGCCCTCTACACCTAG
- a CDS encoding Rv3654c family TadE-like protein, which yields MSRLLRDDSGNATIVAAGIIAALASLCFVVAAVGGERLAAHQARLAADLSAAAGAHALAYGEDGCDEAGRVAALNHADLTTCRPEDTDIVLTARVDGEEASARAGPI from the coding sequence GTGAGCAGACTGCTCCGTGACGACTCCGGCAACGCCACCATTGTCGCCGCTGGCATCATCGCGGCGCTGGCCTCACTGTGTTTTGTCGTCGCCGCGGTGGGTGGCGAACGCCTCGCGGCCCACCAGGCGAGGCTGGCCGCCGACCTCTCCGCGGCCGCGGGCGCCCATGCCCTCGCCTACGGCGAAGACGGTTGCGACGAGGCCGGCCGCGTGGCGGCACTCAACCACGCGGACCTCACCACCTGCCGCCCGGAGGACACGGACATCGTGCTTACCGCCCGCGTCGACGGGGAGGAGGCCAGCGCCCGCGCCGGGCCGATCTGA
- a CDS encoding type II secretion system F family protein has product MNLPLLFLLLAGACAVGTVPPARRVARAGESPKSPRDGPGAPDQIELADDIELFAMCLTSGLPVSAAARAVSSAAGNSTVEHWRRIANLLAVGVAVDRAFLDVEHYPGFSDLARLVRRSADSGSAVAEGCQDLTSHLRQKAADQAVARAERAGVLMSIPLTGCFLPAFLVLGLAPVIIDLGADILSR; this is encoded by the coding sequence ATGAACCTCCCTCTTCTGTTCCTGCTTCTCGCGGGCGCCTGTGCCGTGGGCACGGTGCCTCCGGCGCGGCGCGTGGCCCGGGCCGGAGAATCCCCGAAATCCCCCAGAGACGGGCCCGGCGCCCCGGATCAGATAGAACTCGCCGACGACATCGAGCTGTTTGCCATGTGTCTGACGTCGGGGCTGCCGGTCTCGGCCGCGGCCCGGGCGGTGTCGTCCGCGGCGGGCAACAGCACCGTAGAGCACTGGCGGCGCATCGCCAACCTCCTCGCCGTCGGGGTGGCCGTCGACCGTGCCTTCCTTGACGTCGAGCACTATCCGGGTTTCTCCGACCTCGCCCGGCTTGTCCGACGTTCCGCGGACTCGGGTTCTGCCGTGGCCGAAGGCTGCCAGGACCTCACCAGCCACCTGCGCCAGAAGGCGGCCGATCAGGCCGTGGCCCGTGCCGAACGCGCAGGAGTCCTCATGTCCATCCCACTGACCGGGTGTTTCCTCCCGGCCTTCCTCGTCCTCGGACTCGCCCCGGTCATCATCGACCTGGGCGCCGACATCCTCTCTCGCTAA
- a CDS encoding TadA family conjugal transfer-associated ATPase, with translation MSDLLERIQRRLIDEPRLADADPAELARVVREEAGVISDLDVLDVLRRLRDDVTGAGRLERLLALDGVTDVLVNGPGEIWFDRGSGLEQATLTFSSAGDVRRLATRLAAACGRRLDDAQPFVDGRLSRPDGSVVRVHAVLGPPSRTDTLISLRVLRQARTRLPDLVAAGALSAEVADLLRGMIAAHRSFLVVGGTGTGKTTMLSALLAEVAPYERIVCIEDTAELDPSHPHVVGLTTRAANAEGAGRITMSQLLVQALRMRPDRVVVGEIRGAEVVDLLTALNTGHDGGAGTLHANSSAEIPARMEALAALGGLDRATLHSQLSAAVHLALVMKRGTDGRRRLHQIAQLEGNPVEATVLWESGQAVSDRVRAAMTGERP, from the coding sequence GTGAGCGACCTGCTGGAGCGGATCCAACGCCGGCTCATCGATGAGCCCCGCCTGGCTGACGCGGATCCCGCTGAACTCGCCCGGGTAGTGCGCGAGGAGGCGGGGGTGATCAGCGACCTCGATGTCCTCGACGTGCTGCGCAGACTGCGCGACGACGTCACCGGTGCCGGCCGGCTGGAGCGGCTCCTGGCTCTCGACGGGGTCACCGACGTCCTGGTCAACGGGCCCGGGGAGATCTGGTTCGACCGGGGATCCGGTCTCGAGCAGGCCACCCTGACCTTCTCCTCCGCGGGGGACGTGCGCAGACTCGCCACCCGGTTGGCTGCGGCCTGCGGACGGCGGCTCGACGACGCCCAGCCTTTTGTCGACGGCCGCTTGTCCCGCCCCGACGGCTCGGTCGTCCGGGTCCACGCGGTTCTCGGACCGCCCTCGCGTACGGACACCCTCATCAGCCTCCGGGTACTGCGCCAGGCCCGGACGAGGCTGCCCGACCTCGTCGCGGCCGGAGCACTGAGCGCCGAGGTCGCCGACCTACTACGCGGCATGATCGCCGCCCACCGGTCCTTTCTCGTCGTCGGTGGCACCGGGACGGGGAAGACCACCATGCTGTCCGCCCTACTCGCGGAGGTCGCACCGTACGAACGCATCGTCTGCATCGAGGACACCGCGGAGCTGGATCCCTCACATCCCCACGTGGTGGGGTTGACCACCCGGGCGGCGAACGCCGAGGGCGCCGGCCGGATCACCATGTCGCAGCTGCTGGTGCAGGCCCTGCGCATGCGGCCTGACCGGGTGGTCGTGGGGGAGATCCGGGGTGCCGAGGTCGTCGACCTGCTCACCGCCCTCAACACCGGCCACGACGGGGGCGCGGGAACCCTGCATGCCAATTCGTCCGCGGAGATCCCTGCCAGGATGGAGGCCCTGGCGGCGCTCGGCGGCCTGGACCGCGCGACGCTGCATTCGCAGCTGTCCGCCGCCGTGCACCTCGCCCTGGTGATGAAACGGGGCACAGACGGTCGCCGGCGACTGCACCAGATCGCCCAGCTCGAGGGGAACCCGGTTGAGGCCACCGTTCTCTGGGAGTCGGGCCAGGCTGTGTCCGACCGGGTCCGCGCGGCCATGACGGGGGAGAGGCCATGA
- a CDS encoding alpha/beta fold hydrolase: MTDMPPPPDVVKLDGPFSHEFVHARGVRLHIAVAGEPGSPLVLLLHDAFGAWFDFRHVIAPLARAGYRVAAVDLRGYGMSDKPPAGSSFGVGTLVSDIAGLIPALGYEQAVLVGCDTGGSVAWTMATTHPDRVAALVSVASAHPGDLRRSVRKRPWEFLWLLARHLTFRGPRQRHAAREAARFLSLNTTAGYHRTAGYREESELRQLAARIGSTAPAMMNTSGILLGLVPFRQLNAQVTAPTLMLHAPQSLWRGVNERSVRRLADGVRWEAAAVAGAKNLPHVEAPEAFVDKLTAFLAA; this comes from the coding sequence ATGACGGACATGCCGCCGCCACCCGACGTGGTCAAGCTCGACGGCCCGTTCAGCCACGAATTTGTCCATGCCCGCGGGGTACGCCTGCACATCGCCGTCGCCGGGGAACCGGGGTCACCGCTGGTACTGCTGCTTCACGACGCCTTCGGCGCCTGGTTCGATTTCCGCCACGTCATCGCTCCCCTAGCCCGGGCCGGCTACCGCGTCGCGGCCGTGGATCTCCGCGGTTACGGCATGTCGGATAAACCTCCGGCGGGTTCCAGCTTCGGCGTCGGGACCCTGGTCAGCGACATCGCCGGCCTCATCCCCGCCCTAGGTTACGAGCAGGCCGTGCTCGTGGGGTGCGACACCGGCGGCAGTGTGGCTTGGACAATGGCCACGACCCACCCGGACCGGGTGGCCGCCCTCGTGTCGGTCGCCTCGGCACACCCCGGTGACCTGCGTCGATCAGTGCGGAAACGCCCGTGGGAGTTCCTGTGGCTGCTGGCGCGGCACCTGACCTTCCGCGGTCCACGCCAGCGCCACGCCGCCCGGGAGGCGGCCCGTTTCCTCTCCCTCAACACCACGGCCGGGTACCACCGCACGGCGGGTTACCGCGAGGAGTCGGAGCTGCGGCAGTTGGCCGCACGCATCGGCTCCACTGCCCCGGCGATGATGAACACTTCGGGCATTCTCCTCGGCCTCGTTCCGTTCCGGCAACTGAACGCGCAGGTCACTGCGCCGACGCTCATGCTGCATGCACCGCAGTCGCTGTGGCGGGGGGTCAACGAACGTTCGGTGAGGCGCCTCGCCGACGGCGTGCGGTGGGAGGCGGCGGCCGTCGCGGGAGCGAAGAACCTTCCGCATGTGGAGGCGCCGGAAGCGTTCGTCGATAAGCTCACGGCGTTTCTCGCCGCCTAG
- a CDS encoding HAD family hydrolase — translation MEFQSNQPASAGMQRPGARRTAAFFDLDKTIIATSSAFAYGREFMHNGLISHAEAVQMSLAKASYVMVGQSSEQMDATRDHLAALVSGWEVEEVLRIADEALHHVVTPAIYSEARELIRFHRSAGHDIVIVSASASQLVRPIAEELGIDDIVATELEIVDGHFTGEILTYLKGPAKPEAMMKLAAERGYDMESSYAYSDSATDIPMLEAVGNPVAVNPDRAMKKAALEKGWEIRTFKDPVPLFQMPGAREIGIGAGVLAGIVAVAAGGIWAAGRGRTRAS, via the coding sequence ATGGAATTCCAGTCAAACCAGCCCGCCTCCGCGGGCATGCAGCGGCCCGGTGCCCGTCGCACCGCGGCTTTCTTTGACCTGGACAAGACCATCATCGCCACGAGCTCCGCCTTCGCCTATGGCCGGGAGTTCATGCACAACGGCCTGATCTCCCACGCCGAGGCAGTGCAGATGTCTCTGGCGAAGGCCAGCTACGTCATGGTGGGGCAGTCGAGTGAACAGATGGACGCCACCCGCGACCACCTCGCCGCACTCGTCTCCGGATGGGAGGTGGAGGAGGTCCTGCGGATCGCCGACGAGGCACTGCATCACGTGGTCACCCCGGCAATATATTCAGAGGCGCGGGAGCTGATCCGCTTCCACCGCAGTGCCGGGCACGACATCGTCATCGTCTCCGCCTCCGCCAGCCAGCTCGTGCGCCCCATCGCCGAGGAACTGGGGATCGACGACATCGTCGCCACCGAGCTGGAGATCGTCGACGGCCACTTCACCGGTGAGATCCTCACCTACCTCAAAGGCCCGGCCAAGCCGGAGGCGATGATGAAGCTGGCCGCCGAGCGGGGCTACGACATGGAGTCGAGCTACGCGTACTCCGACTCGGCCACGGACATCCCCATGCTCGAGGCGGTGGGCAACCCCGTCGCGGTCAACCCGGACCGTGCCATGAAGAAGGCGGCACTGGAGAAGGGCTGGGAAATCCGCACCTTCAAGGACCCGGTTCCGCTGTTCCAGATGCCCGGGGCCCGGGAGATCGGCATCGGCGCGGGCGTTCTCGCCGGCATCGTCGCCGTGGCCGCCGGCGGCATCTGGGCGGCGGGTCGCGGCCGGACCCGGGCGTCGTGA
- the ssd gene encoding septum site-determining protein Ssd, with translation MPTSVDRPDAFVLVAVADPVLHPEAVHVAAATTRPVIDLTDPQQTAELRRYLSRAAAILVDAEFAAGLGDTDTHEALFFLTSDRTPMDWETALRCHAAQAFILPAQSADLLSRMSELATTHRARGGGHSSASTTIAVAGAVGGAGASTFAAALARLSPEPVTLIDADPASGGLDLLLGIEDTPGARWPDLLLGENSGGLIDAGDLRAALPTTVDHVAVLSAARTTIADPFTVGPAHLATVLSSLAGGPGVVVVDLPAASDPPACDLVAVIVPTEVRATSAAVRYLHRLRASRTSHVVLTRRRAWSGMEPADVRRVLGSDPVADVATVAALPRQAEISGLPRRLPATLRRAAAAVLAEAGVAS, from the coding sequence ATGCCCACCAGCGTTGACCGTCCGGACGCCTTCGTCCTCGTCGCCGTCGCAGATCCCGTCCTCCACCCCGAAGCTGTGCACGTCGCCGCCGCGACCACCCGGCCGGTCATCGACCTCACCGACCCGCAGCAGACAGCTGAGCTGCGCAGATACCTCAGCCGGGCGGCAGCCATCCTTGTCGACGCAGAGTTCGCCGCCGGCCTGGGGGACACGGACACCCACGAGGCGCTGTTCTTCCTCACCTCGGACCGCACGCCCATGGACTGGGAAACGGCGCTGCGCTGTCATGCCGCGCAGGCCTTCATCCTCCCGGCGCAGTCCGCGGACCTGCTGTCGCGTATGTCGGAGCTGGCCACGACCCACCGTGCCCGCGGCGGCGGTCATTCCTCGGCGTCGACCACCATCGCCGTCGCCGGCGCAGTCGGCGGCGCGGGGGCCTCGACGTTCGCGGCTGCCCTGGCGCGGCTGTCCCCCGAGCCGGTCACGCTCATCGATGCGGACCCGGCCTCCGGTGGCCTCGACCTGCTGCTGGGGATAGAGGACACACCCGGCGCGCGGTGGCCAGATCTCCTCCTGGGAGAGAACTCCGGCGGGCTCATCGACGCCGGGGACCTCCGCGCCGCCCTGCCCACCACCGTCGATCACGTGGCTGTGCTCTCCGCCGCCCGCACGACGATCGCCGACCCGTTCACGGTGGGCCCCGCCCATCTGGCCACCGTGCTGTCGTCGCTGGCGGGCGGGCCCGGCGTGGTCGTGGTGGATCTTCCTGCCGCGAGCGATCCACCGGCGTGCGATCTTGTCGCGGTGATCGTGCCCACGGAGGTTCGTGCGACCTCGGCTGCGGTCCGCTACCTGCACCGGCTCCGCGCGAGCAGAACCAGTCATGTCGTGCTCACCCGCAGGCGCGCCTGGTCCGGCATGGAACCTGCCGACGTGCGCCGGGTACTGGGCAGCGACCCGGTCGCCGACGTGGCCACGGTCGCCGCGCTTCCCCGCCAGGCGGAGATCTCGGGCCTGCCCCGGCGGCTGCCGGCGACGCTCCGGCGGGCCGCGGCCGCGGTGCTCGCCGAGGCAGGGGTGGCGTCGTGA
- a CDS encoding DUF4244 domain-containing protein, whose amino-acid sequence MSLIHRIHALTANDRGMSTVEYAMGSLAAAALAAVLYVVINGDGVTTAIESIITDALSNTPA is encoded by the coding sequence ATGTCCCTCATCCACCGCATCCACGCCCTCACCGCCAACGACCGCGGCATGTCCACCGTCGAATACGCCATGGGCTCGCTCGCCGCGGCCGCGCTCGCCGCCGTCCTCTACGTGGTCATTAACGGCGATGGCGTCACCACCGCCATCGAGTCCATCATCACCGACGCCCTGTCCAACACCCCGGCCTGA